A region from the Aphis gossypii isolate Hap1 chromosome 1, ASM2018417v2, whole genome shotgun sequence genome encodes:
- the LOC114119946 gene encoding myeloblastin-like isoform X2: MFVENIMKVIIILLLTVKKALFELNSNININKRLVANGTEYDASKYPYIVYIEIGDATCTGSLLHKLYVLTAAHCCYGKDIKVIKVYQGSSINNTDFRRSVEMHIHKDFDPESRIMQGDLTVLKIERPFPNVKKFIRIGGKPADFANNKALKCIEIGFGVQNKDFFMDNKGYMIMTNVRYGRTACRDYNIDFIRKIWQQLLCSEPTTPKFLKSTCPGDSGGPMICNNLLYGSVHVFANYFGDWIKDKMKGIEDENEEKKKKKDKDEKEKENEKKKEKEKEKEKEKEKEKEKDEEKEDKEKKKKKKKKKRKKKSSGNSIKPHNIFYKVLTILPYYMLTKILNR, encoded by the exons ATGTTCGTTGAAAACATCATGAaagttataatcattttattactgACAGTTAAAAAAGCATTATTTGaacttaattcaaatattaacatcAATAAAAGACTTGTAGCTAATGGTACTGAGTATGATGCTTCCAAATATCCATACATAGTTTATATAGAGATAGGGGATGCTACATGTACTGGCTCATTACTTCACAAGTTGTATGTTTTGACCGCTGCTCACTGTTGTTATGGTAAAgacataaaagttattaaa GTATATCAAGGatcaagtattaataatacagatTTTCGACGTAGTGTTGAGATGCATATACACAAAGATTTTGATCCCGAATCAAGAATTATGCAAGGAGACCTTACTGTGTTAAAA atagaaAGACCATTTCCGAACGTAAAGAAATTTATACGAATTGGTGGCAAGCCTGCAGATTTTGCTAATAACAAAGCCTTGAAATGTATAGAAATTGGATTTGGTGTCCagaataaagatttttttatggaCAATAAAGGATATATGATTATGACTAATGTTAGATATGGTAGAACTGCATGTAGAGATTATAACAT tgatTTCATAAGAAAGATATGGCAACAGTTATTGTGTTCAGAACCGACGACACCAAAGTTCTTAAAATCGACATGTCCAGGAGATAGCGGTGGTCCAATGATTTGCAACAACTTGCTTTATGGA AGTGTGCACGTGTTCGCAAATTATTTTGGAGATtggataaaagataaaatgaaAGGAATAGAAGACGAAAATGAggaaaagaagaaaaagaaaGATAAAGATGAGAAAGAGAAAGAGAATGAGAAAAAGAAAGAGAAAGAGAAAGAGAAAGAGAAAGAGAAAGAGAAAGAGAAAGAGAAAGATGAAGAGAAAGAAgataaagagaaaaaaaagaaaaagaaaaaaaaaaaacggaagaAGAAAAGTTCCGGGAATTCAATTAAACCACATAACATATTCTATAAAGTTTTAACAATACTACCGTATTATATGttgactaaaattttaaataggtag
- the LOC114119946 gene encoding myeloblastin-like isoform X1 produces MFVENIMKVIIILLLTVKKALFELNSNININKRLVANGTEYDASKYPYIVYIEIGDATCTGSLLHKLYVLTAAHCCYGKDIKVIKVYQGSSINNTDFRRSVEMHIHKDFDPESRIMQGDLTVLKIERPFPNVKKFIRIGGKPADFANNKALKCIEIGFGVQNKDFFMDNKGYMIMTNVRYGRTACRDYNIDFIRKIWQQLLCSEPTTPKFLKSTCPGDSGGPMICNNLLYGVCSFTYDYVNNENLVCNVTNMQSVHVFANYFGDWIKDKMKGIEDENEEKKKKKDKDEKEKENEKKKEKEKEKEKEKEKEKEKDEEKEDKEKKKKKKKKKRKKKSSGNSIKPHNIFYKVLTILPYYMLTKILNR; encoded by the exons ATGTTCGTTGAAAACATCATGAaagttataatcattttattactgACAGTTAAAAAAGCATTATTTGaacttaattcaaatattaacatcAATAAAAGACTTGTAGCTAATGGTACTGAGTATGATGCTTCCAAATATCCATACATAGTTTATATAGAGATAGGGGATGCTACATGTACTGGCTCATTACTTCACAAGTTGTATGTTTTGACCGCTGCTCACTGTTGTTATGGTAAAgacataaaagttattaaa GTATATCAAGGatcaagtattaataatacagatTTTCGACGTAGTGTTGAGATGCATATACACAAAGATTTTGATCCCGAATCAAGAATTATGCAAGGAGACCTTACTGTGTTAAAA atagaaAGACCATTTCCGAACGTAAAGAAATTTATACGAATTGGTGGCAAGCCTGCAGATTTTGCTAATAACAAAGCCTTGAAATGTATAGAAATTGGATTTGGTGTCCagaataaagatttttttatggaCAATAAAGGATATATGATTATGACTAATGTTAGATATGGTAGAACTGCATGTAGAGATTATAACAT tgatTTCATAAGAAAGATATGGCAACAGTTATTGTGTTCAGAACCGACGACACCAAAGTTCTTAAAATCGACATGTCCAGGAGATAGCGGTGGTCCAATGATTTGCAACAACTTGCTTTATGGAGTATGCAGTTTTACTTACGACTATGTAAATAACGAAAATCTTGTATGTAATGTTACTAATATGCAGAGTGTGCACGTGTTCGCAAATTATTTTGGAGATtggataaaagataaaatgaaAGGAATAGAAGACGAAAATGAggaaaagaagaaaaagaaaGATAAAGATGAGAAAGAGAAAGAGAATGAGAAAAAGAAAGAGAAAGAGAAAGAGAAAGAGAAAGAGAAAGAGAAAGAGAAAGAGAAAGATGAAGAGAAAGAAgataaagagaaaaaaaagaaaaagaaaaaaaaaaaacggaagaAGAAAAGTTCCGGGAATTCAATTAAACCACATAACATATTCTATAAAGTTTTAACAATACTACCGTATTATATGttgactaaaattttaaataggtag
- the LOC114119944 gene encoding 3-oxoacyl-[acyl-carrier-protein] synthase, mitochondrial, whose protein sequence is MKKRVVITGMGVVCPAGANRHISWKNILLGKSFVRKLDSDLYKNVPSKIAATLDGLEDLPDTVPKSKVRTMAPSTRLALIAAQEAVDDSKIFLSTVDKENIGVSVGVGMVDLEDVCQTAKALEISYSKVSPYFVPRILLNMAAGQISMAYGIQGPNHAVSTACATGAHAIGDGFRFIQYGQAKAMICGAAESCISPLSLASFCRIRALSTQNDKPELASRPFDVNRDGFVIGEGSAMIILEELEHAINRNAHIYGEVLGYGLSGDASHLTAPPENGQGALLAMTRAILDAKVDKNKITYVNAHATSTPVGDAIELTAIKRLFDEHCNNVHVSSTKGSHGHLLGSAGNLESIFTILACHEGIIPPTANLNNICKEAENLICVSKGPIEWKQEKRIAIKNAFGFGGTNASLCFSNFIF, encoded by the coding sequence atgaagaaaAGAGTCGTAATAACTGGTATGGGTGTCGTTTGTCCAGCTGGTGCCAATAGACATATatcttggaaaaatattttgttgggaAAATCGTTTGTAAGAAAATTGGACAGTGACCTTTACAAAAACGTTCCTTCCAAAATCGCAGCGACTTTGGATGGACTTGAGGATCTACCAGATACAGTACCCAAGAGCAAAGTACGTACCATGGCTCCTTCGACTCGTCTAGCTTTAATTGCTGCCCAAGAAGCAGTCGacgattcaaaaatatttttatctacagttgataaagaaaatattggaGTCAGTGTAGGAGTAGGAATGGTGGACTTAGAGGATGTGTGTCAAACAGCCAAGGCTTTAGAAATTAGTTACAGTAAAGTTAGCCCATACTTTGTGCCACGCATTCTACTCAATATGGCTGCTGGCCAAATAAGCATGGCTTACGGTATACAAGGGCCCAATCATGCTGTGTCTACTGCTTGTGCAACCGGAGCCCATGCAATTGGTGATGGTTTTCGTTTTATTCAATATGGACAAGCAAAAGCAATGATTTGTGGTGCTGCCGAGTCATGTATAAGCCCATTATCACTAGCGTCTTTTTGTAGAATACGAGCACTATCTACTCAAAACGATAAACCAGAATTGGCATCAAGACCGTTTGATGTAAATCGAGATGGTTTTGTCATTGGTGAAGGGTCTGCTATGATTATACTAGAAGAATTAGAACATGCTATTAATAGAAATGCTCATATTTATGGAGAAGTTCTAGGTTATGGCCTATCTGGTGATGCTTCACACTTAACAGCACCACCAGAAAATGGCCAAGGAGCTTTACTAGCCATGACTAGAGCCATTCTGGATGCCAAGGTAGACAAGAACAAAATCACCTATGTAAATGCACATGCCACTTCAACTCCAGTAGGAGATGCAATTGAATTAACAGCAATTAAAAGACTTTTCGATGAGCATTGCAATAATGTACATGTTTCATCCACAAAAGGTAGTCATGGCCATTTACTTGGGTCTGCGGGTAATTTAGaaagtatttttacaattcttGCTTGTCATGAAGGTATCATCCCACCAACAGCAAATCTAAACAATATTTGCAAAGAagctgaaaatttaatttgtgtttcTAAAGGTCCAATAGAATGGAAACAAGAAAAAAGaatagcaataaaaaatgcatttggtTTTGGAGGTACAAATGCGAGCCTTtgtttttccaattttattttctaa